GGGTTGGTTTGTCTGGTTTGACAATGGCTGAGTATTTCCGTGATGTCAACAAGCAAGACGTATTGCTGTTTGTTGATAACATCTTCCGGTTTGTTCAAGCTGGTTCTGAAGTATCCGCACTCTTGGGTCGGATGCCTTCTGCGGTAGGATATCAGCCTACTTTGGCTACAGATGTAGGTGCTTTACAAGAACGGATTACCTCCACCACCGAAGGTTCTATTACTTCTATTCAAGCTGTATATGTACCTGCCGATGACTTGACTGATCCCGCACCTGCAACCACCTTTGCTCACTTAGACGGGACAACTGTATTGTCTCGTGGTTTAGCATCAAAAGGTATCTATCCAGCGGTTGATCCTTTGAATTCCAGTTCTACAATGTTGCAACCCAACATTGTTGGTAGTGATCACTACGATACTGCCCGGGCGGTACAATCAACTCTACAACGGTACAAAGAACTACAAGACATCATTGCCATTCTTGGTTTAGATGAATTGTCTGAAGAAGACCGTTTGATTGTGGCACGGGCGCGGAAAGTTGAGCGTTTCTTGTCTCAGCCTTTCTTCGTAGCTGAAGTATTTACTGGTTCTCCTGGTAAGTATGTGAAGTTGGAAGACACCATTAAAGGATTTCAACAAATTCTTTCTGGTGAATTGGATGCTTTACCTGAGCAAGCTTTCTACTTGGTTGGTGATATCACCGAAGCGAAAGAAAAAGCAGCAAAGCTGAAAGGTTAATGGGTAATGGGTAATGGGTAATGGGTGATGGGTAATAAATTTCTCCCAATTACCTTTTTCCCAATTACCAATTACCAATCACCTATTAATAAGTAGAAACTAAAAAATATGACTCTGACCGTTCGTGTAATTTCCCCAGACAAAACCGTTTGGGATGCTGAAGCTGACGAAGTAGTTTTACCTAGCACTACTGGTCAATTAGGTATCTTGAGTGGACACGCACCACTATTGACAGCTTTGGATATAGGTGTAATGCGTGTTCGTGCTAATAAAAATGCCAACTGGCAAGCGATCGCTCTTTTAGGCGGTTTTGCTGAAATTGATGCAGATGAAGTCACAGTTTTAGTCAATGGTGCTGAACGTGGCGACAAAATTAAGATTGACGAAGCCCGAACTGCTTTGACGGAAGCACAAACTCGTCTAAATCAAGTTAAACCAGAAGATCGTCAAGCACAAATCCAGGCAACGAAAGCATTTAAACGCGCTCGCGCTCGTTTTCAAGCTGCCGGTGGTTCAGTATAAATTGACAATTCAGATTTTTTTGCAATTGCATGGTGGTATTGTCCATCATGCAAATTTTTTGGCTGCTAATAATATCAGGAGGGACCAGATGCCCATCCTACAAGATTGAATCATCTTTTTTGTGCAGTCCTATTATAGGATAAATACCAATAAATAGAATAATGTTGAAAATTTTTGCAGATAGAGGTGGCACATTTACAGATATTGTTGCTGTCACCAATAATCAGACAATTATAGACAGATTATCAAACAATACAGAACGGTTTTTAATTGTTACTCTTCCTAACCAAGAATGGGTAATAGTCTATAAATTATTATCAGAAAATCCTGAACAATACGAAGATGCAGTTATTCAAGGGATTCGGGATATTATCGGCATTTCTAGTTATGAACCCATTCCCTATCAAACAATAGAAGTAGTGAAAATGGGAACAACAGTAGCTACAAATGCGCTGTTAGAAAGACATGGAGATAGGGTAGTTTTGCTCATTACTAAAGGCTTTCAAGATGCCTTGAGAATTGGCTACCAAAATCGCCCAAATATCTTTGCCAGGCAGATAATTTTACCTACTATGCTTTATGAACAAGTAGTTGAGATAAATGAAAGATATGATGCTCATGGAAATGAATTAATTTCCGTCAATATTGAACAAGTTAGCAATGATTTACAAACAATTTACAACACAGGAATTAGAAGTTGTGCCATTGTTTTCATGCACAGCGATCGCTATCCCCAACATGAACAACAAGTAGCCCAAATTGCCCAAGAAATCGGCTTTACACAAATCTCCATATCCCATCAAGTCAGTCCCTTAATGAAACTCGTTAGTAGAGGAGATACCACCGTCGTTGATGCCTATTTAACTCCTATTCTCCGTCGCTATGTTAACCAAGTAGCTAGTCACTTACCCAACGTTAGATTAATGTTTATGAAATCAGATGGAGGGTTAATCGACGCAGACCAATTTCAAGGTAAAGATAGCATTTTAAGTGGACCGGCTGGTGGTATTGTCGGTGCAGTTGAAACTAGCAAAAGAGCAGGATTTGATTTAATTATCACCTTTGATATGGGAGGAACAAGTACAGATGTGGCTCACTTTAAAGGAGAATATGAAAGAGAACTAGATTCAGAAATTGCAGGTGCAAGAATGCGAGTTCCCGTATTATCAATTAACACCATTGCAGCCGGAGGTGGTTCAATTTTATATTTTGATGGTTCGAGTTATCGTGTTGGACCCGAATCTGCGGGATCAAATCCAGGCCCTGCTGCTTATCGGCGTGGTGGACCATTAACAGTGACAGATGCTAATATCATGTTAGGAAAAATTCACCCCCAATATTTTCCCGCAGTTTTTGGGAGTGAAGGTAAATTACCTTTAGATCAAGAAATTGTCATTCAGAAATTTAGAGAATTAGGAAAACAGATTAAATCTGTCACTAAAAATCATCAAACTTCTGAACAAATAGCATCAGGTTTTATTGCCATTGCTGTGGAAAATATGGCAAATGCTATTAAAAAAATCAGCCTTCAACGAGGTTATGATGTTAGTGAATATGTACTTTGTTGTTTTGGTGGTGCAGGAGGACAAGTTGCTTGTTTAATTGCTGACACTTTAGGAATGAAAAAGATATTTCTTCACCCTTTTGCGGGAGTTCTTTCTGCCTATGGAATGGGTTTAGCTGATGTCAGAGTTAACAGAGTTACAGGAGTAGAACAACCTTTAAATCAAACATTAATTCCTCAATTACAGAAATTAATGGTATCTTTAGAAACCCAAGCTCGGAGTGAGTTAAACCAGCAACAAAAAACAGCACTTGAAGAAGTAATTAAAAAAGTTAATTTAAAATATGAGGGAACGAACTCTATTTTAACCGTTGCTTTTACCTTAGATATCACAGGAATGCAACAACAATTTGAAATTGAACATAAATCACGTTATGGTTTTATGCAAACAGAAAAAGTCTTAATTGTTGAATCTATTTCTGTAGAAGTAATTCAAAAAATGGATACTCCTGAAGAACCTATAATAATTCGTCAACGCCCTATAGAGGAAAAACCCCAACCTGTTAAAATCGTGAAAATGTTTACTGCTGAAAAATGGCATGATACACCAGTTTATCTGCGAGAAAAATTACAACCAGGAGATAATATAAATGGTGCTGCAATCATTGTTGAAAAAATCAGTACAATAGTAATTGAACCGAATTGGCAAGCAAAATTAACTGAACGTAATCATCTAATTTTATCTAGAAAGTAAACTTATAGCAATTTTATGGAAATCTGCGTTTATCTGCGTTCAATTAATGCTAAGATCAATAAACAACTACTTGGTATCATATCATGATGATTACTCAAGAATTAGTATCTGAACAAAATATCTTCCCAGATGTAATTTTTCCTCCCAGCGATTTATATAGTGATGAACCTCCCGTGGAAACAGAACTACATTTAGAGCAAATTATGCTCTTAATCAAATGTCTTAAATGGTTATGGAAAGATAGAACAGATTTCTATGCTGCGGGAAATCTGAGTATTTATTATAGTCCTCACCAAAGAAAAACAGAAAATTTTCGGGGTCCTGATTTTTTTGTAGTTTTAGGAACTGAACTTAAAACCCGTAAAAGTTGGGTAGTGTGGGAAGAGAATGGTAAATATCCTCATGTAATTGTCGAAATTCTCTCACCAACAACAGCAAAGACAGATAGAGAATCTAAAAAACAACTTTATCAAGATACTTTCCGCACACCAGAATACTTTTGGTTTGACCCCTATACATTAGAATTTGCAGGTTTTCATTTAGTAGATGCTAAATATCAACCTATCAAAGCCAACGAGCAAGGACATTTATGGAGTGAACAATTAGGCCTATTTTTGGGAATTTTTAATGGTTTATTACGTTATTTCACCCCAGAATCAAGTTTAGTACCCACACCTGAAGAAACCGCAAAACGTGAAACTCAACGAGCAGAACGTTTAGCTGCAAAATTGCGGGAATTAAATATTGATCCAGATACCATCTAAAAAACAATTTGTAGGTTGGGTAGACGCTCATGTTACCCAACATATCCTTAATCTTAAAATTAATTTAGTCAAAAAATGTCCACCACATCTCAACCAGATCCCGTTCGTTTAGAAATATTTAAAAATCTTTATCAATTTATCGCGGAACAAATGGGAATTGTTCTCCAAAACACAGCAACATCAGTCAATATCAAAGAACGACTAGATTTTTCCTGTGCTATTTTTGATGCTGCTGGTTTATTAGTTGCCAATGCTCCTCATATTCCCGTACATTTAGGCTCAATGAGTGATAGTGTTCGCAGTCTAATTAATGATCAAGGTGACAATATTAAACCGGGAAATATTTATTTATCAAATAACCCCTATAACGGGGGAACACATTTACCTGATGTCACAGCAATTACCCCAATTTTTAATGCAGAAAATCAAGAAATTATTTTCTATGTTGCATCTCGTGGACACCAAGCAGATATAGGTGGCATTACTCCCGGTTCTATGCCTCCTCATAGTACCACAGTAGAAGAAGAAGGAGTTATATTTGATAATTTTCTCTTAGTAGAACAGGGAGAATTTCAAGAAACAGCCGTGAGAAATTATTTATTAAATCATCCCTATCCTAGCCGTAATCCTGACCAAAATATTGCCGATTTTAAAGCCCAAATTGCTGCTAATGCCAGGGGATTGCAAGAACTTGGCAAAATGGTTAATCAATATGGACTAGAAACAGTCCAACTTTATATGCAGTTTGTTCAAGAGAATGCAGAGGAATCAGTCAGACGGGCAATTGATATTTTGCAAAATGGCTCATTTATTTATGAAATGGATAATGGGGCAAAAATTCAAGTTAAGGTAATAATTAATCGAGAAAATCGCAGTGCTAAGATTGATTTCACTGGTACATCTGCACAACTAAATAGTAATTTCAATGCTCCCAAGGCTGTAACCCAAGCAGCAGTTTTATATGTATTTAGGACATTAGTTGATAATAATATTCCCCTCAATGCTGGTTGTCTCAAACCTTTAGAAATTATTATTCCTCAAGGTTGTATGTTGAACCCAACTTATCCAGCAGCAGTAGTAGCCGGAAATGTTGAAACTTCCCAAACTATCGTTGATGCTTTATATGGTGCTTTGGGTATCATGGCCGCTTCCCAGGGAACAATGAATAATTTCACTTTTGGTAATCAAAAATATCAATATTATGAAACTATTTGCGGTGGTTCAGGTGCAGGAATTGATTTTGATGGGACTGATGCAGTTCATACCCACATGACTAACTCACGTTTAACTGATCCAGAAGTTTTAGAAACTCGTTATCCTGTCCAGGTAGAAAGTTTTAGTTTGCGTCCCCATAGTGGAGGAAAAGGCAAATATTCGGGAGGTAATGGGGTAATCCGTCGGATTAAGTTTTTAGAACCAATGACGGCTAATATTCTTTCGGGCCATCGTCGTGTTCCTCCCTTTGGATTACATGGTGCAGAAGCAGGAAAAGTAGGATGTAACTGGGTACAGCGTCAAAATGGCACTGAGGAGATTTTAAGCAGTACCGCAACTGTAGAGATGCAACCAGGAGATATTTTCGTGATTGAAACTCCCGGAGGTGGGGGTTTTGGTTGATGCACATTTTGCACCATGATCTTATGAACCTTGATTCCGTAGGGTGGGCAATGCCCACCACACTGTTATGGAGAGGGGTAATATATGAGTTGATTCGTGACAACTTAGGTTTTCTGATTAATTGTTACAGTAGGGTTAAGAGTTAAGAGGTTGTTTGATAGCGAAGCGTGGCGTTAGCCATAAAGTATTAGATGAAACCGATAATCTCCAAAAACCTAACCCCCCTGCCCCCCTTCCCTACTAGGGAAGGGGGGTTTCAAAGTCTCTCCCCGCTTCGCGGAGAGGTTTACAAGAGGGGTTTGTTTATACATTAAAAACTTTTTCATTCATCCTCTAAGAAAAATCATTCCCTGCTCATGTAGTGATAACTTGGATAATTATTTGCTGAAAAAGGTACATATATGAAAAGCTTTCCATTTTCCCTTGGTAAAAGTAAGCAAAATAAATTTGTCACCTTGGCTACATCTGCAATTGCAGCCTTAGCCTTAGTAGGTGGTGTTAATGCTGCCAATGCCACTTCCATAAAAGTGCTGACAGAAAAAGAATTAACTTCCGGATCAATTCCCTATAATCAAAAGCAACCCGTAGTTACTCAATCAGTAACTCGCCAAATTCCCTATCAAGCCATGGGGATTGAACCGTTGATCATTATTCCTGTGATCATTATTGGTGGTTGTTTCTTCTTTGGGGGACTGGTAGTTATCGGTGAACGGGAAGTGGGGATTGTGGTGAAAAAATTCACCCTTTCCGGTAAAGGACTACCTCCTGGGAGATTAATCGCCCTCAATGGTGAAGCGGGTTTACAAGCCGATACCCTCGCCCCTGGTTGGCACTGGGGTTATTGGCCTTGGCAATATGCAGTTAAAAAAGAGTCGGTAATTGTTGTCCCCCAAGGTCAAATCGCTCTGATTGTCGCCGCCGATGGGGCTTCTAACCCACCAGAACGGATTTTGGGCAAAATTGTCGAATGTGATAATTTTCAAGATGCTCGCAAATTTTTGACCAAAGGTGGGGAAAAAGGCCGACAAATTGCTTTTATCACCGCAGGTACTTACCGGATCAATACCGCATTATTTAAAGTTATCACATCTGCAAATTCTAGTAGTGATGGTATGCGACCAGAACAATTGCATATTTATGAAATAGCACGAGAAAAAGTGGGTATTGTCACTACTTTAGATGGTTTACCAATTGCCACAGGTGAGATTGCTGGAAGGATTATTCCTGGTCATAATAATTTCCAGAATGGTCAAAAATTTATTGATGCTGGGGGACAACGGGGTTTGCAAGAACAGGTATTATTATCAGGTTCTTGGAATCTTAACCCTTGGTTGGTAAATATTGAACAAGTGGCAATGACGGAAATTCCTATCGGTTACGTCGGTGTGGTAATTTCTTTCGTAGGTGAAGAGCAAGAAGATGTCAGCGGCGCATCTTTCACTCATGGTAATTTGGTAAATCAAGGACATAAAGGTGTTTGGGTAGAACCTCTGTATCCAGGTAAACATCCACTCAACACTAAGGTGATGAAAGTTGAATTAGTCCCAACAACTAACATCGTCTTGAATTTTACCGATAGAATTAGCGGTCAACATGGATACGATAGCAATTTAACGGCGCTAAAACTCCTGTCCTTTGATGGTTTCAGCTTTGATTTAGAGATATTCCAAATTATTCACATTGGTGCTTCAGATGCACCGAAAGTGATTTCTCGCTTGGGTTCAATGCAAAACGTCATTGATCAAGTTTTGCGTCCAATTGTGGGTAATTATTTCCGCAACTCTGCTCAAGAATACACTATTTTAGATTTCTTGATTGCGCGCAGTGAACGTCAAGTAGAAGCATCTGAATATGTTAAAACTGCCTTGCGTGCTTATGATGTACAGGCTGTAGATTCTTTAATTGGTTTGATTACACCACCAAAAGAGTTGATGCACACATTGACAGATCGTAAAATTGCGGAAGAACAAAAGAAAACTTACGAAGTTCAGCAAATGGCAGAAACCCAACGGCAAATGCTAGTGAGAGAAACTGCTTTAGCCGATATTCAAGAAGAGATGGTAGAAGCAGAACAAAATGTGCAAATAGCAGAGTTGAAATCTCAAGCTGCAATTAAAGAAGCTAATGGTGAAGCCGAAGCAACTAAACTCAAAGACTTAGCTAAGGCAGAAGGTATTCTTGCCACCGGTAACGCCAAAGCAGAAACCTACCGGACAGGGGTACAAGCCTTGAGTTTACAGGGTTACACGGCTATGCAGTTAATGCAAATTGTAGGCGATCGCAATGTCCGCATTATTCCTGATATTATAGTTGGTGGTAATAATGGTAGTAATAACGGTTTAGCAGATGGTTTGTTGTCTATGATTCTTTTGAATCAAACTAATAGTAAAACCCATCTAGAATCGAAAATCCCTACACCCCCACCTCTTCCTAATTCTGTAGTTGCTAAAGCTGAACCAACTCATCAGAATGGTCAGAATATAGGTTTAAGTTGAAATATTACAGCACTTCCCGGTATTATCAAGCATAGATATTAAGGATAAAACTCTTGTGGTGCGGGCATCTTGCCCGCTAATAGTGTACCTCACAAAAGATGAAATCCTCTGTAACTAGATTATACCAATTCACAAAAATCTTGATATACTAATAACTATCTACCATCCAGGTGCGCCTATCCTTTTACACATCAATGGGTAAATAATTGTTATCTAATAATTGTGCCAGAGTGTAAGGACATTTTTCTGGGAAAATAGTTAAATCAGTTTTAATTTTCACAAAATCAACCGCACTTTCATAAATATTTTCTAAATCATCCTCTAACTTATTCCTTAAATTCGTCGTTAAATGATTATTCAAATCATATCTAAAAGTTTTAATTTCTCCAAGCCAATGACGATAGTTTCTTTCATATTCTACCTGCCAATATTGAAGTAATAATAAATGAATAATAATCTGTCTTAAAAGACTTTTGGCTTTAGCTAGATCTCTTTTACCCAAACTGATTAATTCCTCAATTAAGTTTTCTATATCGAGTTGATTAAACTGTTTTTGTTTTAATAATTCAATAGTTTCTTCTAACCATAAACTATCATCGGTTTCATAAAGTTGTTTTAAGTTGGTAGTAATTCTCATATTTTTACCTTTTCAAATTCTCAATTATCTGCAATCTCTATCAAAGAATCCTCTAGAATAAAGGAAAACAAGCATCGCTGAAACTGTTGTGTAGTTAAGATTCCAGTTTTAGCAGACAATTTTCCCGTTTTGTTCAAGTTATGTCCTCACCAAATTATTCTAAAATAATTAGCGCGGTATCTCCAAGATTGAGGCAAAATAGATGAGTTTATTAAAAGATCAGGTTGCAATTGTCACAGGTGCATCACGAGGAATTGGTAGAGCGATTTTTCTATAAAATTAGACTGGCTTTAGGTTGGTTTCTCAAATAAGTGATATAATAATATTTAATTATTATTTATCAACCAGAATATGTTAAAATACCTAACGATTACGGAAGCGCAAGAGCAACTTTTAGATTTACCAGATGATATAAAAGAAGAGCCAATAATTATTACTAAACATGGTAAACCAGTAATAGCAGCAATTAGTTTTGAGCAATATGAATCTTTACTAGAAACTCTGGCAATTTTATCTGATAAAGAATTTACCCAGCAACTACAAGAAAGTATAGCTCAAGGAGAGAGGGGAGAAACTATTAATTGGCATGATGCAAAACTCAAACTCGGACTCTGAACTACCACAACCCGATAATATTGAATTTCAAATCCAGTTAACACCTCTAGCAATAGAGATGTTAGCAAATATTAAAGATAAACGTCACCAGCAAGCGATAAATTCACGTATTGATAAGTTAAAAATAGACCCAGAAAAACAAGGAAAGCCTTTAACTGGAAAGCTGATCAATTATCGCAGTGTTAGGGCTGTTAGTCAACGCTATCGGATACTTTATAAAGTAGAACTTGATCAAGTGGTGGTTTTAGTAGTTGGTGTTGGCTTACGAAAAGAAGATGATAAAGGGGATGTTTATAATCTCCTTCAGAAATTATTATAGAAATTTTATTGAATCAACTATTTTTAACTGGTTTTAATAATTCAATAGTTTCTTATAACCATAAATTGTCATTTTTCTCTCTAGTGAAAGCAAATTCGTTCATTCCTTACCAAATTATTCTAAGATAATTAGCGCGGTATCTCCAGAAATTGAGGAAAATGAGATGAGTTTATTAAAAGATCAGGTTGCAGTAGTCACAGGTGCATCACGGGGAATTGGCAGAGCGATCGCTTTACAACTAGCAACTCAAGGTGCAAAATTAGTTGTTAACTACGCTAGTTCTAGCACAGCAGCAGAAGAAGTAGTAGCCCAAATCACAGCAGCAGGGGGAGAGGCCATTGCTGTTCAAGCGGATGTTTCCAAACCAGCAGAAGTAGATACACTATTTAGTACCACCTTAGAAAAATTCCAGCGCGTGGATATCTTAGTCAACAATGCAGGTATTACCCGTGACACCCTCCTACTAAGAATGAAATTAGAAGAATGGCAAGCAGTCATAGATTTAAACTTGACTGGTGTATTTTTATGTACAAAAGCCGTTAGTAAAATTATGCTTAAACAACGTTCTGGACGGATTATTAATATTGCTTCCGTTGCTGGACAAATGGGCAATCCTGGACAAGCCAACTACAGCGCCGCCAAAGCTGGTGTAATTGGCTTCACCAAAACCGTCGCTAAAGAACTTTCTTCCCGGGGAATCACTGTAAATGCCGTTGCTCCTGGTTTTATTACCACGGACATGACCAGCGATATCAAAGCCGAAGGAATCCTGCAATATATCCCACTGGGGCGTTTTGGTAAACCAGAAGAAATTGCCGGCATGGTGCGGTTTTTAGCATCTGATCCCGCAGCAGCTTACATTACAGGACAAGTCTTTAACGTTGATGGGGGGATGGTAATGTAATTTGTCAGTTGTCAGTGGGAAGAATTTATGCTTCTATTCCCTATTCCCTGTTCCCTGTTCCCTGTTCCCTGTTCCCTATTCCCTGTTCCCTGTTCCCTATTCCCTGTTCCCTGTTATTTAACATTCTTTGCCAAACGGTAAGCCCTAATAGCAAGATAATACCAACGGCAGTAGTCAGCATTACTGCTAAACTCATACCCTGTACTCTCATAGCCAGCAAATTACAACCCAAAGTAATTGACCATAAGATAAAAGCCGCATTGCGTTGAGATAGTCCCCAAGCCAACAAGCGGTGATGGATGTGGTCTTTACCTGGTGTACTCAGAGGGTTTTTCCCTGCCATGAGACGGCGCACAAACACTTGAGTAGTGTCAATAACTGGCAACAGCAGAAATAAAACTGTAGGGATTAGGGCATAGATTGTATTGAGTTGGAGTTTGCCTAAAATGCTGGTTGCTGCTAAGACATAGCCAAAAAAGTATGCTCCAGCATCACCCATAATGATCTTTGAAGGATGAAAATTATGGCGTAAAAAGCCCAGTGCCGCCCCTCCCAAAGCCGCTAAAACTAAAGTTGCAGCGGCACGATTATCAAACTGGGCAGAAACTCCTAACAAACTGATGGCAGTAATAAAGCTGATGCCACCAGCCAAACCATCCATCCCATCCATGAGGTTAACAGCATTAGTGATCCCCACCACCCACAGCACAGTTAAAGCCATAGATAAGAGAGAATCAATGGGTGTACCAAAGGCAACTTTGATGCTAATACCATTACCAACCAGCAAAAGTGCTGTTGTTACCTGCGCCCATAACCGCACAGATGGAGGTAAGCCAAATTGGTCATCAATAAAGCCCACCAGCACTAAAATTGAACCACCGAGAAGAATCGTTAACACCTGAGCCAAAACCCCTTGCAGTTCAATAGGCCGCAAGAGACTAGCTAAAACCAAAGCCGCAATTACCCCTGCGTAGATTGCCAAACCTCCAGCATTAGGTAAAGGTTCTTGATTCAACCGGCGGGCATTGGGTTGATCTGCCCAACCTACTTCTAAGGCAAATTTGCGAATTGTGGGAATTAAACGCCAGGTAACAATCAAGGCTAATAGAAACGTGAATACTACAGCTAACCAGCCGGAGCCGCTAGGGTCAGCAATGCCAAGGGATTTAAGGGAGTTTGCTAAGTTCATCTGCTCCCAATATAATCATTAGTTTTATGGTCAAACATAAGTATCAACTGTTAATATTAATCAATTTTGAGATTTTGATTGTTAATCTAAATTGGGGAAAGGGATTAGCACTCTTGGTCAGTGAGTGCTAAATTGTCTAATGGAAGCAATAGAAAAATAAAACATGACTAAGATTATTGCATTTAATGAAGAAGCACGACGGGCATTAGAAAGGGGTATTAACGCCCTAGCAGATGCAGTGAAAATCACTTTAGGACCAAGAGGTCGTAACGTTCTATTAGAGAAAAAATTTGGTGTTCCCCAAATTGTTAACGATGGTATCACTGTTGCTAAAGAAATTGAACTAGAAGATCCACTGGAAAATACTGGTGCTAGACTTATTCAAGAAGTAGCATCAAAAACCAAGGATGTAGCTGGCGATGGAACTACCACTGCCACAGTTCTAGCACAAGCCTTGATTAAGGAAGGTTTAAAGAATGTTGCTGCTGGGACAAATCCCATTAGCTTAAAACGGGGTATTGATAAAACCGTTGAGGCACTGGTAGCAGAAATTGCCAAGATTGCTAAACCAGTAGAAGGAAGTGCGATCTCTCAAGTTGCCACAGTTTCCGCTGGTAATGATGCTGAAGTGGGACAAATGATCGCACTGGCAATGGAGAAAGTGACTAAAGACGGCGTAATCACCGTTGAAGAATCTAAATCCTTCACCACTGAACTAGAAGTAGTTGAAGGGATGCAGGTTGACAGAGGTTATATTTCTCCTTACTTCATCACCAACAATGAACGGATGATAGTAGAGTTTGAAAATGCTCGCATCTTGATTGTTGATAAGAAAATCAGCAGCATTCAAGATTTAGTCCCTATCTTGGAAAAAGTTGCCCGGTTAGGTCAACCTTTGCTAATTATTGCTGAAGATGTAGATGGTGATGCTTTAGCAACTTTGGTTATCAATAAAGCTCGTGGTGTATTAGCGATCGCTGCTATTAAATCTCCTGGTTTTGGTGAACGCCGCAAAGCTATGTTAGAAGATATTGCCATTCTCACTGATGGACAAATGATTTCTGAAGACATTGGCTTGAGCTTAGATACCGCTACTTTGGAAATGTTGGGAACTGCTGAGAAAATCTACATTGACAAAGAAAACACCATCATTGTAGCTGGTAATTCTGCTAAACCAGAAACCCAAATCCGGATTGAGCAAATTCGTAAACAGTTGGCGGAAACTGACTCCGATTATGATACCGAAAAACTGAAAGAACGCATTGCTAAGTTAGCTGGTGGTATTGCCGTGATTAAAGTCGGTGCAGCTACAGAAACCGAACTCAAAGACAAAACATTGCGGATTGAAGATGCACTTAACGCTACCAAAGCAGCGGTAGAAGAAGGAATTGTTCCTGGTGGTGGTACAACCTTAATTTATCTATCTAGCAAGATAGATGCTATTAAAAACGGCCTCACTCCT
The window above is part of the Dolichospermum sp. DET69 genome. Proteins encoded here:
- the groL gene encoding chaperonin GroEL (60 kDa chaperone family; promotes refolding of misfolded polypeptides especially under stressful conditions; forms two stacked rings of heptamers to form a barrel-shaped 14mer; ends can be capped by GroES; misfolded proteins enter the barrel where they are refolded when GroES binds); translated protein: MTKIIAFNEEARRALERGINALADAVKITLGPRGRNVLLEKKFGVPQIVNDGITVAKEIELEDPLENTGARLIQEVASKTKDVAGDGTTTATVLAQALIKEGLKNVAAGTNPISLKRGIDKTVEALVAEIAKIAKPVEGSAISQVATVSAGNDAEVGQMIALAMEKVTKDGVITVEESKSFTTELEVVEGMQVDRGYISPYFITNNERMIVEFENARILIVDKKISSIQDLVPILEKVARLGQPLLIIAEDVDGDALATLVINKARGVLAIAAIKSPGFGERRKAMLEDIAILTDGQMISEDIGLSLDTATLEMLGTAEKIYIDKENTIIVAGNSAKPETQIRIEQIRKQLAETDSDYDTEKLKERIAKLAGGIAVIKVGAATETELKDKTLRIEDALNATKAAVEEGIVPGGGTTLIYLSSKIDAIKNGLTPEERIGADILKKALEAPLWQIADNAGAEGSVIVARVRETDLNIGYNAATGEFEDLIAAGIIDPAKVVRSALQNAASIAGMVLTTEAIIAEKPQKQSAGAPDGGMGGMGGMGGMGGMGGMGGMGGMGGMGMF